The Amblyomma americanum isolate KBUSLIRL-KWMA chromosome 6, ASM5285725v1, whole genome shotgun sequence genome has a window encoding:
- the LOC144093808 gene encoding mite group 2 allergen Gly d 2.02-like, producing the protein MARHCSSLVLCLVAFAAPVVFGELNTVNVEACSDGSTSLVDAVRISDCSSFPCSVTLADKPQVEIDFRAAHDSKTLRVRVLGAIGDMAPQPFPQFKTDACNFMGVSCPLKAGEKYTAKFELTMSPTFPPVVGKAVIKGQDAAGDFFCFNVPVEFKH; encoded by the exons ATGGCCCGTCACTGCTCATCCTTGGTCCTCTGCCTCGTGGCCTTTGCGGCTCCGGTCGTCTTCGGCGAGCTTAACACCGTCAACGTCGAGGCATGCTCGG ATGGATCTACCAGCCTTGTGGACGCTGTGCGCATCAGCGACTGCTCGAGCTTTCCCTGCAGCGTGACGCTGGCCGACAAGCCTCAGGTCGAGATTGACTTCCGCGCCG CCCATGACTCGAAGACCCTGCGCGTGCGTGTGCTCGGCGCCATCGGCGACATGGCCCCGCAGCCCTTCCCGCAGTTCAAGACCGACGCGTGCAACTTCATGGGTGTCAGCTGCCCCCTGAAGGCCGGAGAGAAGTACACGGCAAAGTTCGAGCTCACCATGTCCCCCACCTTCCCGCCG GTCGTTGGAAAAGCCGTCATTAAGGGCCAGGATGCTGCTGGAGATTTCTTCTGCTTCAATGTCCCAGTAGAGTTCAAGCACTAA